One Deinococcus humi genomic window, GCCGCGCTCGACCAAGGATCACATGACCAACAACGTCTCCTTCAACCCGAAGGAGCCGAACGTCCTGTATTTCGTGCAGGGTGCCAACAACGCCTCTGGCGCCCCGGATCCGGCGTGGGACAATCGCCCGGAACGCGCGCTGAGCGCCGCGCTCCTGCGTCTCGACCTCACCAAGGTCAACCTCGCGGGAGCACCGCTCAACGTTCAGACTGAGGAGGGCGGCACATACAACCCGTACGCGAGCGGTGCGCCACTCACCCTTCACGCGACGGGCATTCGCAACGGCTACTCCATGGTGTGGCACAGCAACGGGCAGCTGTACATCCCGGCCAATGGGTCGGCGGCAGGCGGCAATACCCCTGCCACCCCCAGCCCTCTGCCGGCCACCTGCGCGAAGCGCGCGGACGGCCGCACTACCCTGCCTGCCGCGCCTGCCATCACCAATGTGCGCTGGACGGAACCCGACTTTCTGTTTCGTATTGACAAGGGCGGATACTACGGCCACCCCAATCCGGCACGCTGCGAGTACACCCTTGACGGCGGCAATCCCACCGCTGGCGCAGACGTTGTCGAGGTGCCGGTCTACCCCGTGGGTGTCCAACCTGACCCCAACTACCGTCAGCCCGCCTTCGTGTTCCCGGACCACACCTCTGCCAACGGCGTGATTGAGTACATTCGCCCGGGCTCAGCACTGAATCACCACCTGCTGGTGGTGCGCTACAGCGCAGGCAAAGACATTGTGGCGCTTGATCCCAGCGGTTCAGGCGGCGCGATCGTGGGATCAATGCAGACGAACATCGACGGCCTGACAAACTTCAACCCCAGTCCGCTCAACCTCACTGAGGATCGCTCGAATGGCAACCTGTACGTGGCGCAACTCAGCGAGAGTGACCCCAACGTGAAGGGCACCATCACGCTCGTCAAGCCCAAGTAAGCACGGCGTCAGCGGATCAGCGCATCTTCACCTGAACGCGCAGCGGTTTCCCATCAGCGCCCGGCCGGAACAGGCCGTGCCGGGCGCTTGTCTCTTCGAGCCTGACCGGAGCACCGATGATGAAGCTGGGGTACCTCACCATGGCCGCCGTGCTGTGCAGCACCGCTGCAGTTGCCTCCATGACCGCCGCGACTTCCAGCACAGCCATGCCGACGCCGATCGTGGCGGCGCCAACGCCGATCCAGGCGGTCAAGGCGGGCGGCGCCAATCTCACTGCCGTCACCTTTGGCCCTGGGAAGGTGTTTGCCACCGGGGGCGGGGACGGCGTCATCAAACTGTGGCGCTCCCCGGGAAACGTCCCCACGCGGGAACTGCGTCAGGGAGCGGCGGTGACGGCGCTCTGCTTCAGCCCGGACGGGCAGTGGCTTGCCACGGCTGGCGCAGATGGCCGGGCCCGTCTGTGGCAGGTTGCCACGGGTCGGCAAGTGCGCG contains:
- a CDS encoding Ig-like domain-containing protein; the encoded protein is MTQLHPRLRSTSRTWLGVMLTAGLVACTSTPAPPTPVVTAPSVRSVSPSDGQTGVDTTTSVTADVQLLSAPGGGNGIDPRTVTSSAVHLVEASTKTPVDATTNTSGGGDVIVLHPNAPLKANTRYVFEVTGALKDLNGVGFESFTSTFTTGAAAVTGPSAFTRVALASVPANYYTTLEIGPDHKLYAATLTGEILRFPINADGTLGSAQSIKSLQAQQGNRSIIGLAFDPSSTADNLVLWISNNYYYDFTKQVPDWTGKITRLSGPNLETVQDVVVGLPRSTKDHMTNNVSFNPKEPNVLYFVQGANNASGAPDPAWDNRPERALSAALLRLDLTKVNLAGAPLNVQTEEGGTYNPYASGAPLTLHATGIRNGYSMVWHSNGQLYIPANGSAAGGNTPATPSPLPATCAKRADGRTTLPAAPAITNVRWTEPDFLFRIDKGGYYGHPNPARCEYTLDGGNPTAGADVVEVPVYPVGVQPDPNYRQPAFVFPDHTSANGVIEYIRPGSALNHHLLVVRYSAGKDIVALDPSGSGGAIVGSMQTNIDGLTNFNPSPLNLTEDRSNGNLYVAQLSESDPNVKGTITLVKPK